Genomic DNA from Halobaculum sp. CBA1158:
GCACAAGTCGAAGACCCAGCCCCACGGCTCGGCGAAGACGCCGATCCGACCCCTGTCGCTGTCGCTGACCTCGGGCGCGTCGTTCGTCGCCCGGACGGCCGCGGTCAACCCGAACCAGGCCCAGCGCATCCTCAAGGAGGCGATGGAGCACGACGGGTTCGCGCACATCGACTTCCTGACGCAGTGTCCGACGTGGAACAAGGACGCGAAACAGTACGTCCCCTACACGGACATCAACGAGTCCGACGACTACGACTTCGATCCGACGAATCGCGCCGACGCCCAGGAGCTCATGCGCGAGACCGAGGACAAACTGTACGAGGGCGAAGTCCTGACGGGCGTCTACTACCGCGAGGACGATCGGCCCTCCTACCAGGAGGAGAAACAGCAGATCGGCGAGATGCCCGACGAACCGCTCGCCGAGCGCTACTTCGACGGCGACTACGAGTGGGAGCGCTCGTACGACCGGTTCATCGACAAGCACAAGTGAGCCAGACGGGGGTTACGGCCGGCGAGACGGCCGATACCCCCCGAATTCGGCAGTATCGTCGGTAGCTCGCCGCCGCGTCCGGCGGCGATCCGGGCGGTGACAATCGCGTTTTCTTCTTCGCAAGGTATTTTTTCGACGGCGCGAAATATCCCTGTAATGAGCACGACCTCTACGGCCGATCGCATCCTCGAAGCGCTCGAGGAGGATGCGCAGGCCTCCTACGCCGAGATCGCCGACCGCGCCGGCGTCTCCAAGCCGACCGTCCGCAAATACATCAACCAACTGGAAGACGAGGGCGTCATCGTCGGCTACTCCGCGGAGATCGACCCGAAGAAGCTCTCGGGGCAGACGATCGCGCTCGTCGGTATCGAGGTCGACAGCGAGCGCTACGTGGAAGCAACGCGCGCCCTGAGAGAGTTGGACTCCGTCGTCTCGCTGTACACGTCCTCCGGCGACCACATGTTCATGGCCGAGGTCCGCGCGTCCGACGGCGACGAACTGGGCGATGTCATCTCGGAGGAGATCGGCGGCATCGACGGCGTCACCGCCGCTCACCCGTCGGTACTGCAGGAGCGGCTCAAGTAACACGAGGGCGGTATCTCCCAAGCAACGGGGCAACGGGACAAGAGCAGCGGGACGACGGGGTGACTTGGCGGACGGGGCGGTGAAGCGACGGAGCGACGGGAACCCCCGATCACTAACTATCCTCCCGGCATCGCGTCCGACAGGGTGAATCCCGTGTCTCACGCGCTACACGACGAGGGTACACTCACCGAGGCGTGCGAGCGGTGCGGTGCGGAAACCCCCCACGACGTGTCCGTGGA
This window encodes:
- a CDS encoding thiamine pyrophosphate-dependent enzyme, which gives rise to MSAFSAIGEEREIDRNEYTPEIEPQPTWCPGCGDFGVLKALKGALPEVGRTPEETLLVTGIGCSGKLNSYLDSYGFHTIHGRSLPVARAAKLANPDVEVVAAGGDGDGYGIGGNHFMHTARENHDMTYIVFNNEIFGLTKGQTSPTSPKGHKSKTQPHGSAKTPIRPLSLSLTSGASFVARTAAVNPNQAQRILKEAMEHDGFAHIDFLTQCPTWNKDAKQYVPYTDINESDDYDFDPTNRADAQELMRETEDKLYEGEVLTGVYYREDDRPSYQEEKQQIGEMPDEPLAERYFDGDYEWERSYDRFIDKHK
- the lrpA1 gene encoding HTH-type transcriptional regulator LrpA1, coding for MSTTSTADRILEALEEDAQASYAEIADRAGVSKPTVRKYINQLEDEGVIVGYSAEIDPKKLSGQTIALVGIEVDSERYVEATRALRELDSVVSLYTSSGDHMFMAEVRASDGDELGDVISEEIGGIDGVTAAHPSVLQERLK